The window TCGGCGTCACCGCGTTTTACGGGGCGACGGAGGAGCAGGCGGTTGGCGCCGCGATCGTACTCCACGCGATCTCGTTCGTGCCCGTTTCGGTGGCCGGCATCGCGCTGATGGCGCACGAGGGCCTTTCGCTCGGCCGCATGCGGAGCCTGGCGGGACACGCCGGGCACGCGGAATCACTCGGAGCTGACGCATGAAGTGCCCGTTCTGCGGCAACCTCGGGGACAAGGTCGTCGACTCCCGCGAGTCGAAAGAAGGGGAAGTGATCCGTCGCCGCCGCGAGTGCCTGGAGTGCGGGCGGCGGTTCACCAGCTACGAGCGGATCGACGAGATCCCGTACATGGTGATCAAGAAAGACGGGCGCCGCGAGCGCTTCGAGCGGCAGAAGCTGATCGCCGGGCTGCTCAAGGCGTGCGAGAAGCGCCCGGTCAGCGTGTCGTCGCTCGAGGCGATCGCCGACCGCGTCGAGGCGACGCTGCAGGATCGCCCGGAGAAGGAGATGTCCACCGACGAAATCGGCGCGTTCGTCATGCAGGAGCTGAAGGGGCTCGACAAGGTGGCGTACGTGCGGTTCGCGTCCGTCTACCGGCACTTCCGCGACATCGGCGAGTTCATGAGCGAGTTGAAGGACCTGCTCAACCCGGAGAAGTAGATGCGAGAAGCCGTGCTCTCGTGCGTGCTCGTCGCCGCGACCGCGCAGGCCGCCGCGGGCCAGGACATCCGCGTGCGCCCGGTGCCGCGCGACGGGCGAATCTACGTGTCGTTCTCGATGACCGAGGCGTTCTCCGAGGACATGCGCGACGCGATCCGGAGCGGGCTCGAGACCAGCTTCAGCTACGACGTGGAGCTGCGCCGCGGCGGGCCCTTCTGGTTCGCGAGAACGATTGCCGCGACGGTGCTGACGGCAACGGTCCGCTACGACAACCTGACGCGCCGCTACCACGTCACGCGCGCGCAGGACGGCCGCGTGGAAGGTTCCGAGGTGTTCGACAGCGAGGCGGAGGTGCGCCGGTGGCTGACCTCGTTCGAGCGGATGCCGCTGTTCAGCACCGAGCGCCTGGAGGCCAACGCGGAGTATTCGCTGCGGGTCCGCGCGCGGACGCGCCCGCGGCGCGGCGGGCTGCCGTGGCCGTTCGGCCGGCACGAGGCGGCGGGGCTGGCCAAGTTCACGTTCATTCCCTGAGATGGCGCTGTCCCTGCGCGATGCGCCGCCCGCGCTGAAGGCGCCCCCGGGGGGCGCGGGGCCGAAGCCTGTTCCGAAGGCGCCGCGCCGTCGCTTCACCGACAACCCCCGGCTCATCATCCTGGGCATCCTGCTGCTCATCGCCGGTGTGGTGGCGATGGTGGCGTTTGCCGATCGATCGACCGAGCTGTACCCGGACTTCCTCACCGAGGTGGTGCTGTCGGCGCTGCTCTTTGTCGACCTGACGCTGGTCGTCGTGCTCGCGTACCTGCTGGCGCGCTACATCGTGAAGCTGATCGTCGAGCGCCGCAAGGCGCTGCCCTTCGCGCGGTTCCGCGCCAAGCTCGTGGCCGCGCTGCTGGCGATGACGATCGTGCCGGCCGTCCTGGTGCTCATCATCGGCAGCGAGGTGATTCGCAACAGCACGGACCGGTGGTTCAGCGCGCCGATGGACCAGGTCCTCGAGTCCGCGAACCGGATCGCGGCCGATTTCTATGCGGAACGCGAGCGGAGCGTCGTCGATCACGCGGCGCGGATCGCGCGCATGCTGCCGCCCGACGCGGTCGCGGGCGGGGACGTCGAGCGGCTGCGTGCGGCGCTGGCCCCCGAGGTGCAGCAGCAGCGCGTCGGCATGCTGGAGGTGTACCGGGCCGTCGAGCTGCCGGCGGGCGGCTCGACGCGGCGCGATGCCGAGGCGTTGCTCGCCGTCGAGTCTCCGTCGCTGCCTCGCGGCCACGTCCGGGCCGCGGCCGACCGGCTGGCGTCGAGGGTCATCGCCGCCGGGCGCGCGCAGACGCAGCATGACGGGCTGGAGCGGGGGGGCGAGCTGGTGCGGGCCGCGACCATCGTGCGCGGCGCCGACGGCCGCGCCGCGGGGGTGCTCATCGCCAGCGACTATCTCTCGGGCGAGCTCGCGATGCACTCGCGCCGGATTACCAACGCGTTCGAGGATTACCGGCAGCTCAGGGTTCTCAAGGGGCCGCTGCAAGGTGTGTATCTCTCGTTCTTCCTCATGATGACGCTGATGGTCCTGTTCAGCGCGACGTGGATGGGGATGTACGTCGCCAAGCGCATCACGCGCCCGGTGCAGATGCTGTCCGAGGGCGCCAGGGCCATCGGCGCGGGGCACCTGGACCACCGCATCGAGCAGGAAACCGCCGACGAATTCGGCTCGCTCGTGGACGCCTTCAACACCATGGCGGCCGAGCTCGCGCAGAGCCAGCGCAAGCTCGAACGATCGCGGATCGATCTCGAGCGCAAGAACGCCGAGATTGAAGACCGTCGCCGATACATCGAGACGATCCTCGAGCGGATCGCCACCGGCGTGGTCTCGATGACCGCCGACGGGCGGATCTCCACCGTGAACTCCGCGGCGACGCGCCTGATTGGCCTCGATCAGTCGAGTATCGGGGCCGTTGCGGCCGAGGTGTTCAATCGCGAGGACCTCGAGCCGCTCGGCGCGCTGCTGCGGCGCGCCTCGGCGCAGCAGGCGTCGACCTCGGCGCAGGAGGTCGCGCTCGCGCGCGACGGGCGCGAGCTGTTTCTCGCCGCCGCGGCCACGCCGCTGCCGGTCGGCACTTCCGGGCGTTCGGCTGCCGACGATCCGCTCGTCGGCGGGACCGTGCTGGTGTTCGAGGACGTGACGCCGCTCATCCGGGCGCAGCGCGTCGCGGCGTGGCGCGACGTGGCGCGGCGGCTGGCCCACGAGATCAAGAACCCGCTGACGCCGATCCAGCTGTGCGCGGAGCGCATGCGGCGGCACTTCGCCGCGGCCCCGCCCAACGCGCGCGCCCTCGCCGAGGAGTGCACCGCGACGATCATCTCGGAAGTCGAGTCGCTGAAGGCGCTGGTCGACGAGTTCGCGCAGTTCGCGCGCATGCCGGCGCCCCGGGCCGTGCCCGGCAGCCTGCACGCGCTGCTCGACGAAACGCTCGCGCTCTACGACGGCCTGTTCCGCGCGATCCGGATCGAGCGGGAGTACGCGCCCGAGCTGCCGCCCGTGCGCCTCGACGCGGAACAGATCAAGCGCGTGGTCATCAACCTGGTGGACAACGCGGTGGAAGCGATCGGCGCCGTGGAACGGGAAGGGGCCGCGCCGGCGCCTGGCCTGATCACGCTGAGCACCTCGCATGATCCGGCCAACGGGGTCGTGCGGCTGGTGATTGCCGACAACGGGCCCGGCATTTCGGCGGCCGACCGGGAGAAGCTGTTCATGCCGTACTACTCGACCAAGCGCCGCGGCAGCGGCCTCGGCCTCGCGATCGTGCGCCGCATCATCATCGAGCACGGCGGGAGCATCGAGGTCAGCGACAACACGCCGCGCGGCACGAAGTTCACGATCGAGCTGCCATGCTGAAGACGGCGCTCCCCCTGGCGTTGCTCGCGGCCGTTGCGGTTCGAATGGAGCGGCTGTGAGGCCGACGGTCCTGATCGTCGATGATGAAGCCGGCGTGCGCTCGGCGCTGAGCGGCGTGCTCGGCGACGAGGGCTACGAGGTGGAGGCTGTGGCGTCCGGCGAGGCGTGCCTCGACCGGCTGGCGCGTGGCCCGGCCGACGTCGTCGTCCTGGACATCTGGCTGCCGGGCATGGACGGCCTGGCAACGCTCGCGCGGATGCGCGAGCGCCGCGTGGACGCCGAGGTCATCATGATCTCGGGGCACGGCAACATCGAGTCGGCGGTGCGGGCGATCAAGCTGGGGGCCTTCGACTTCGTCGAGAAACCGCTCTCGCTCGAGAAGACGGTGCTCGTCGTGCGCAACGCCCTGCGGCAGCGCCAGCTCGAGGCGGAGAACCGCGCGCTGCGCGCCACCGTGGACAGGCGCCTCACCATGGTGGGGGAGAGCTACCTGATGGCGCAGCTGCGCGAGCAGGTGGCGATGGCGGCGCCGACCAACGGCCGCGTGCTGATTTACGGCGAGAACG is drawn from Acidobacteriota bacterium and contains these coding sequences:
- the nrdR gene encoding transcriptional repressor NrdR → MKCPFCGNLGDKVVDSRESKEGEVIRRRRECLECGRRFTSYERIDEIPYMVIKKDGRRERFERQKLIAGLLKACEKRPVSVSSLEAIADRVEATLQDRPEKEMSTDEIGAFVMQELKGLDKVAYVRFASVYRHFRDIGEFMSELKDLLNPEK
- a CDS encoding DUF4390 domain-containing protein, with protein sequence MREAVLSCVLVAATAQAAAGQDIRVRPVPRDGRIYVSFSMTEAFSEDMRDAIRSGLETSFSYDVELRRGGPFWFARTIAATVLTATVRYDNLTRRYHVTRAQDGRVEGSEVFDSEAEVRRWLTSFERMPLFSTERLEANAEYSLRVRARTRPRRGGLPWPFGRHEAAGLAKFTFIP
- a CDS encoding HAMP domain-containing protein: MALSLRDAPPALKAPPGGAGPKPVPKAPRRRFTDNPRLIILGILLLIAGVVAMVAFADRSTELYPDFLTEVVLSALLFVDLTLVVVLAYLLARYIVKLIVERRKALPFARFRAKLVAALLAMTIVPAVLVLIIGSEVIRNSTDRWFSAPMDQVLESANRIAADFYAERERSVVDHAARIARMLPPDAVAGGDVERLRAALAPEVQQQRVGMLEVYRAVELPAGGSTRRDAEALLAVESPSLPRGHVRAAADRLASRVIAAGRAQTQHDGLERGGELVRAATIVRGADGRAAGVLIASDYLSGELAMHSRRITNAFEDYRQLRVLKGPLQGVYLSFFLMMTLMVLFSATWMGMYVAKRITRPVQMLSEGARAIGAGHLDHRIEQETADEFGSLVDAFNTMAAELAQSQRKLERSRIDLERKNAEIEDRRRYIETILERIATGVVSMTADGRISTVNSAATRLIGLDQSSIGAVAAEVFNREDLEPLGALLRRASAQQASTSAQEVALARDGRELFLAAAATPLPVGTSGRSAADDPLVGGTVLVFEDVTPLIRAQRVAAWRDVARRLAHEIKNPLTPIQLCAERMRRHFAAAPPNARALAEECTATIISEVESLKALVDEFAQFARMPAPRAVPGSLHALLDETLALYDGLFRAIRIEREYAPELPPVRLDAEQIKRVVINLVDNAVEAIGAVEREGAAPAPGLITLSTSHDPANGVVRLVIADNGPGISAADREKLFMPYYSTKRRGSGLGLAIVRRIIIEHGGSIEVSDNTPRGTKFTIELPC